A single genomic interval of Methylocystis sp. IM3 harbors:
- a CDS encoding universal stress protein: MYKKILVPVDLSESDMTKLALGAALALAKTGSEASLRLINVQPLVPVAFVDYIPPTFDEEMRDAAERDLATLAGTVDLPHDRVSSTVRFGAVYPEVLAEAEDWDADLIVIGSHRPTMATYLLGSNAKTIVRHAKCSVLVVRQ; the protein is encoded by the coding sequence ATGTACAAGAAAATCCTGGTGCCCGTTGATCTGAGCGAATCGGACATGACGAAACTTGCGCTCGGCGCCGCCCTTGCGCTGGCCAAGACGGGCTCCGAGGCGAGCCTGCGGCTCATCAATGTGCAGCCTCTCGTGCCGGTGGCCTTCGTCGACTACATCCCGCCGACTTTCGACGAGGAGATGCGCGACGCGGCCGAGAGGGACCTCGCGACGCTCGCCGGCACGGTCGATCTGCCGCATGATCGCGTGTCCTCGACGGTCCGCTTCGGCGCCGTCTATCCCGAAGTGCTGGCGGAAGCCGAGGATTGGGACGCCGACCTGATCGTCATCGGGTCGCATCGCCCGACCATGGCGACCTATCTGCTCGGCTCCAACGCCAAGACCATCGTGCGCCACGCCAAATGTTCGGTTCTCGTCGTCCGGCAATAG